The sequence below is a genomic window from Croceicoccus marinus.
ATTCATATTCGTACGGGAAATCCCGCCATAGATCGTAGTCGGGATACAGGCGGCGGATCGCCTTGAACGCCAGTGCCTGCAAACGCCACGGGCGGAAGGCGTGATGGTCGTAGAACGCCCCCTCCGCATGAATCATCAGGCCCGAGCAAAGCTTTCCGGCGTGCTTGTGGAACGTCGGTTCGAACCAGCATTCGCGCAGCGCGCAGCCTGCCAGCCATTCGGGCGCGAAGCGCTGCATCTCGGCCAGGATGGCCCTGGCATCCAGGTCGGGCGCACCGAACAGCACTTCCAGCGGGCGGGTGGTGCCGCGGCCTTCCGATACCGTCGCGCCCTCGATCATCACCGTCCCCGCATAGGCGCGCGCCATGTTTAAGTTCGCCGCGTTGGGACTGGGGTTGATCCAGATCCGGTCCTGCGGCCAGCCATGGCCGGAGGCGGCGTCGGGCTGCCAGCCCTCCATCGCGATCACGCGGTATCGCACGTCCAGGCCGAAATGGTCGATGAACCAGTGCCCCATCTCGCCCATGGTCATACCATGGCGCATGACCATGGGGCCCGCGCCGACGAAACTTTCCTGTCCGGGCAGCAGCAGCGTGCCTTCGACCGGGCGCCCCGCAGGGTTCGGGCGGTCGAGCACCCAGACTTCCTTCCCCGCCTCGGCAGCAGCCTCAAGCATGTAGAGCAGCGTCGTCACGAAGGTGTAGATGCGGCAGCCAAGGTCCTGCAGGTCGAACAGGAACACGTCGGCGGTCGACATCATCTGGCCGCTGGGGCGCCGCACCTCGCCGTAAAGGCTGAAGACCGGGATGCCATAGGCCGGGTCCGTCTCGTCCGCGGTCTCGACCATGTTGTCCTGCTTGTCGCCCTTCAGCCCGTGCTGCGGGCCGAAGGCGGCGGTGACGTTGATATCGCCGCACGCGATCAGCGCGTCGAGCGAATGGGTCAAATCCGCCGTGACCGATGCCGGATGCGCGACCAGCGCGACCCGCTTGCCCTTGAGCGGAGTGCGCAGGGCCGGATCGGCCAACAGGCGGTCAATGCCGAATTTCACGGTGGGATAAGACATCAGGCGGGCTCGATCTCGTGCAAAAAGGAATCGGGGTGGTGGAAGTCGGGACGCGCACCGGGATGGATCAGCGCCCAATAGGACAGGTGCCCGCCCTCTTCCTCAAGCACCATCGACAGGTTGGCGCGGGTGAAGCCGGTGATCTCGCGCGGGTTCAGCCGGGCATCCAGCACCACCATCGTGTCGCCCGTCCGCACCGAGATCTCTGGCAGTTCGAGCGGTTCGTACTGCCCGGCCGTCTGGCGGTAATCGCGGAAATCATAAGCGGCCCAGCGCCCGTTCGGGGCGAAATTATACTCGCGGTAACCCGGCGTGTCGGGGGCCAGGAAAAGCTCGGCGCAGCTGTGCTTCCACAACTCGTCGCCGCGGCCCCTGCCGGTGAACGGGGGAAGGACCAGCCGGTCGATGCCGGTGATGCGATAGCGCGCCAGCAGGCTGCCCGCCGAACCGCCGGTTCCGGGCAGGCGGATCAATTGGGCCTCCACCCGCTCGATCGCGAGCGGCGGCGTTTCGGCATGGCAGATGAGGCGCGACATCCGCCCTTCCTGCCCAAGCCTTCGCGGCTGCGCAATCGCCGTGATGCAGCCTGTGTGAAACTGCCGCTTTCCGGTTCCGGTGCTCCGTGCTAACCGCCGCGCCATCATGAGCCAGTACCATTCCGATCTGCTGCGCCTGCTGGACGAGCGGGGCTATATCCACCAGATGACCGATGCCGCCGCGCTCGATGCGCTGGCGCAGAAGCAGATCGTGCCGGGCTATATCGGCTTCGATCCGACCGCGCCTTCGCTTCATGTCGGCGGCATGGTGCAGATCATGCTGCTGCGCCGGCTGCAGCAGGCCGGTCACAAGCCGATTGTCCTTATGGGTGGCGGCACCGGCAAGATCGGCGACCCCAGCTTCAAGGACGAGGCGCGCAGCCTTTTGAGCGAGGAAAGGATCGCGGCGAATGTCGCGTCGATCCGGACCGTGTTCGAACGTTTCCTGAAATTTGGCGACGGCCCGACCGATGCGGTCATGGTCGACAATGCCGACTGGCTGGACCGGCTGGAATACATCCCCTTCCTGCGCGAGGTCGGCCAGCATTTCTCGGTCAACCGCATGTTGAGCTTCGATTCGGTGAAAACGCGCCTGGATCGCGAGCAGTCGCTCAGTTTTCTTGAATTCAACTACATGATCCTTCAGGCCTATGACTTCCGGGAACTGGCCCAGCGTATGGGTTGCCGGCTGCAGATGGGCGGAAGCGACCAGTGGGGCAATATCGTCAACGGCGTCGAACTGGCGCGCCGCATGGACGGGAACGAGGTTTTCGGCGTCACCACACCGCTTTTGACGACCGCGGACGGGACCAAGATGGGCAAGACCGTCGCCGGCGCGGTCTGGCTGAACGAGGACATGCTGCCTGCCTATGATTTCTGGCAGTACTGGCGCAATTGCGACGACCGCGACGTCGGCCGCTTCCTGCGCCTGTTCACCGATGTTCCGCTGGACGAGATCGCCCGGCTCGAAACGCTGGAAGGCAGCGCGATCAACGAGGCGAAGATCCGCCTTGCCGACGAAGTCACCGCGCTGTGCCGGGGCGAGGATGCGGCGATGTCCGCGCGCCGGACCGCCGAAGACGTCTTCGCCCGCGGCGGCGTGGGCGAGGATCTGCCCGAGCTGGCCCTGCCCGCCGAAGGCATGCCGATCGTGGCCGCGCTGACAGCGATCGGCTTTACCAAGTCGAACGGCGAAGCCAAGCGCAAGGTGGCCGAGGGCGCGGTCAGGCTGGACGATGCGGCGGTCGGCGATCCGCAGATGATCGTCACCCCGGTGGACGGCCGGAAGATCAAGCTGTCACTTGGCAAGAAGCGGCATGGGCTGCTGACGCTGCAGGGCTGAAATACACCTGTGGGAACACGGCCCAGGGACAACATTTTTAACGAAATATTCGCCATTCCCGCTTAGCCTTGGTCTTCTGGATGTGGAGGAGATGAACAGTGCTTGGCGGCGCCCAACTTTCGGTAACGGATCTGCGCCGCGCGGCGCGCCATCCGGTGGATTATCCGGTACTTGCCGAGCATCGCCGCCTGGGTGACGTCCATCTGCTGATCGTCAACCTGTCCGCCAACGGCTTCATGATCCAGGGCGAAAGCCCGCTGGGCCGGGGCGAGCGCGTGCTGATCCGCCTGCCCATCATCGGCCGGATAGAGGCGCATGTGATCTGGGTCGCCGACGACCGCGCCGGTTTCCAGTTCGAACGCATCGTGCGCCCCGACCTTTTCCGCCAGCTGGTCGAGGAAATGCAGCCGCGCGCCAGGGGCCGCCGCCGCCGCGGTTGATCCGGCGGCTGATCCGGCGTCTGGCGCGCGCTATGGCTTGCAATCGCCGTGCCGGCGCGACACATCGCGGGTCATGACAGAAGAATCGCTCAAGAACATCGCGCTGCTGATCGACGCGGACAATACGACCCCGCGCGGCATCGATCCCGTGCTGACCGCCCTTGCCAAGCTGGGGCAGGTGAATATCCGCCGCGCCTATGGCAACTGGGCCAAGCCCGCGCTGACCAAGTGGGCGGGACTGACCAATCGATATGGCATCCGCCCTCAGCAGCAGTTCGACCTGACCAAGGGCAAGAACGCCACCGACATGGCGATGACGATCGACGCGATCGACCTGCTTTACCAAGGCAAGGTCGACGGTTTCGGCATCATGAGCAGCGACAGCGATTTCACCCCGCTGGTGACACGGCTGCGACAGGACGGGCTGACGGTCTATGGCTTCGGCAGCGCCAAGGCGCCCGACGCGTTCCAGAACGCGTGCACGCGCTTCATCGACATCGACGCGCTGATCAAGGGCGACGAGGATATCGACGAAGGCTCGGTCCAGACCGCCAGTTCCAGGGACGAGCCCAAGCCGCGCGTCGATGACGAGATGATCGACCTGCTCGGCAAGTCGTGGCGCAACGCCAAGCGCGACGCGGACGGCTATGCGCGGCTTAGCGAAGTGGGGCAGATCGCGGGCAACCGGTCCAGCTTCGACGTGCGCAACTATGGCTACAAGCGGCTCAGCGATCTGCTGCGCTCGCTTGAACAGTTCGAGGTCACCGAAAGGGACGGGCATCCGGTGGTGAAGCGCCTGCGCTGACCGGCCCCGACCCTGAACCAACGAAAAAGGGCGGCCCCGCAAGGCCGCCCTTTCCCTTTGCACATCAAGCAGGCGATCAGCCGGCCTTCATGTCCGCATAGGCGATCCACGCCTTGGCGAGCGACGCGCGGTTGCCGCCGGTGATCTCGCCAAAGGCTTGCTTGGCTTCCGCCATCTTGCCCTGGTCGGCAAGCGCGATGCCCAAGCCCATCTGTGCCTTGGCCTTGTCCGCCGCGCCGGTTTCCAGTGCCTTGCGATACATCGCCTCGGCCTCTGCGGCCTTGCCATAGCCCAGATAGGTATCCGCCACCGCAAGCGCGCCATCGCCGGTCGCGCTGGCCGCATCGGCATCCAGCTCGCGCAGCGTCTGGTCGTAACGGTCGGCTCCGACGCGCGCGGCCTCGGTCACCATCGAATTGCCGGTCGGCAGCTGGGTCGAGCTGTCGGTGAAGGTCTTGGCTTCGCCCGGGCGACGCAGCGGCTGCATCAGCTCGATATAGGCCAGCGCCTGGCGATTGTCGGTGATGCCGTTGTCGCGCGCCATCAGGCGCAGCAGGTCCAGCTGCTCTTCATCGCTGAAGTTGGGGGTGTAGACCTCGACGATCTTGTAGGCCTGGTTGCGCGCCTGCTGGCGGCTGTCGGTCTGCAGCGTCAGCAGGCCCCAGTCATAGGCCTGCGCGGTCTGGCCTTGGTTCACCGAAGCGGCGAGGCCGTCGAACGCCCAGCCTTCGGGAACCGGCTGGCCCGCAGCCTGGCGCGCGTCGATCATCGAGCGCAGCTTGGTCAGGCCCTCTGCCGTCATGTCGTCGCGGAAATAGGCGTCGACCAGCAGCTTTTCAGCGTTGCTTTCGGTATAGCCGCCGTCGACCGCCTGCTGCAGCGCGGTGCGCGCCTTGGCGTAATCCTGCGCGTTGAAGGCCGTCTGGCCTGCGAAATAATGATACCTCGGCAGTTCCTCGGCCGGCAGCTTGCCGCTGTCGATCATCTGGTTGATGCCGCTGTTCTGCATCGAGAAATCAGCCATCTTCTGCCCGACGTTCAGTTCCATCTGGCCGAAGAACAGTCTGTCGTCCGGCGTCGTGATGGTCGGGCGCGCGGCTGCCATCTTGGCGGTGACGCCGCCCATCAGCTGGTCGACACGGGCGCGCGCCGCTTCAAGCTGCGACTGGGCCGCGGCACGCGCGGCATCGTCATCGGCGGACAGCGTGTTGTTCAGCGCGGTCATCGCCTGGTCCGAAGCGGCCTTCAGTTCCGGGTTATCGGCCGTGCCGTTCACCGATTCCTGGATCGCGATGGCATGGGGCTGGAACGCCTCGGAAATCTCGAGGCTGGATTCTTTTTCCTGCTTTTTCTGCGCATAGGCGGGAGCGGACACGCCCCCGACAGCGGTGACACCCAGGGTCAGGGCCAGTGCCATGGCCACGTGCGAAACGGAACGCTTCATCGAGTACTCCTTTGACTTACAGGCTTGGCGGATGCGCAGAGGGATGCGCAGCGCCCGATCTCTCACAAAAAATCGCGAACCAGATGGCGAGGAATATCCCGCATGACAACCGGTTCGCGTCGTAAAAATTACCCAAACAGGCCGCATCAGTACCAAGCCGCGACTGAATGCGG
It includes:
- the tyrS gene encoding tyrosine--tRNA ligase — protein: MSQYHSDLLRLLDERGYIHQMTDAAALDALAQKQIVPGYIGFDPTAPSLHVGGMVQIMLLRRLQQAGHKPIVLMGGGTGKIGDPSFKDEARSLLSEERIAANVASIRTVFERFLKFGDGPTDAVMVDNADWLDRLEYIPFLREVGQHFSVNRMLSFDSVKTRLDREQSLSFLEFNYMILQAYDFRELAQRMGCRLQMGGSDQWGNIVNGVELARRMDGNEVFGVTTPLLTTADGTKMGKTVAGAVWLNEDMLPAYDFWQYWRNCDDRDVGRFLRLFTDVPLDEIARLETLEGSAINEAKIRLADEVTALCRGEDAAMSARRTAEDVFARGGVGEDLPELALPAEGMPIVAALTAIGFTKSNGEAKRKVAEGAVRLDDAAVGDPQMIVTPVDGRKIKLSLGKKRHGLLTLQG
- a CDS encoding PilZ domain-containing protein; translation: MLGGAQLSVTDLRRAARHPVDYPVLAEHRRLGDVHLLIVNLSANGFMIQGESPLGRGERVLIRLPIIGRIEAHVIWVADDRAGFQFERIVRPDLFRQLVEEMQPRARGRRRRG
- a CDS encoding NYN domain-containing protein, translated to MTEESLKNIALLIDADNTTPRGIDPVLTALAKLGQVNIRRAYGNWAKPALTKWAGLTNRYGIRPQQQFDLTKGKNATDMAMTIDAIDLLYQGKVDGFGIMSSDSDFTPLVTRLRQDGLTVYGFGSAKAPDAFQNACTRFIDIDALIKGDEDIDEGSVQTASSRDEPKPRVDDEMIDLLGKSWRNAKRDADGYARLSEVGQIAGNRSSFDVRNYGYKRLSDLLRSLEQFEVTERDGHPVVKRLR
- a CDS encoding DOMON-like domain-containing protein, with the protein product MSRLICHAETPPLAIERVEAQLIRLPGTGGSAGSLLARYRITGIDRLVLPPFTGRGRGDELWKHSCAELFLAPDTPGYREYNFAPNGRWAAYDFRDYRQTAGQYEPLELPEISVRTGDTMVVLDARLNPREITGFTRANLSMVLEEEGGHLSYWALIHPGARPDFHHPDSFLHEIEPA
- a CDS encoding exo-beta-N-acetylmuramidase NamZ domain-containing protein, whose translation is MKFGIDRLLADPALRTPLKGKRVALVAHPASVTADLTHSLDALIACGDINVTAAFGPQHGLKGDKQDNMVETADETDPAYGIPVFSLYGEVRRPSGQMMSTADVFLFDLQDLGCRIYTFVTTLLYMLEAAAEAGKEVWVLDRPNPAGRPVEGTLLLPGQESFVGAGPMVMRHGMTMGEMGHWFIDHFGLDVRYRVIAMEGWQPDAASGHGWPQDRIWINPSPNAANLNMARAYAGTVMIEGATVSEGRGTTRPLEVLFGAPDLDARAILAEMQRFAPEWLAGCALRECWFEPTFHKHAGKLCSGLMIHAEGAFYDHHAFRPWRLQALAFKAIRRLYPDYDLWRDFPYEYEFDRLAIDVINGGPALREWVDDPASTPADLEAIAGADEARWREDIAPFLLY